The Faecalibacterium sp. I3-3-33 DNA window CCGTCACTACCCCCAAGGAGGAGCAGGCAAAGCAGCCTACCATTATTTATGTGATGGACGAGTCCTACTGGGATGTTTCTGAGCTGGAACAGTACGGCATCACCTTTGATACCGATGTATCGCAGAACCTCCACGCTCTGCAGCAGACCAGCGCCTACGGCAGGGCATACAGCCCCAGTTTTGGCGGCGGCACCTGTGACGTGGAATTTGAAGCGCTGACCGGCTACTCCGTGTCCTTCCTGCCCAGCGGCAGCAAGCCCTACCAGCAGCACGTCACAAAGCCCATGTTCGCCCTGCCCAATTACCTCAAGCTCAAGGGCTACCAGACCGCTGCGGTGCACTGCTTCTGGGCAAAATACTGGAGCCGCGATAAGGCCTACCCCAACCTCGGCTTCAGCGATTTTATCAGTCTGGAAGATATGCACGGCGTGACCAAGGTGCGCAAGCACTACTGGACCAGCGGCCTTGTGACCGATGACTCCATGGCCGACCAGATCATTCAGCAGTACGAGAAGATGAGCACTTCCTCTGATAAGCCCATCTTCCTGCACGCGGTCACCATGCAGAACCATACCAATTATAATAGGGATAACTACCCGGACGATGAGCGGGTGCACGTTGTATCCCACCCGGTGGGGCTCAAGAGCAGCACCGTGGGCGCGCTGGAAGATTTCGCTACCGGCATCCGGGATGCAGACGCCATGCTGGGCAAGCTGACGGCGTATTTCTCTCAGGTGGACGAGCCGGTCATTCTGGTGTTCTGGGGCGACCATTATAACCCCATCGATTCCAACTACGATGTCTACACCACCACCGGCTACGCTAGCGGCTCCAGCACTGACCCCCGTCTGCACCAGACCACGCTGCTGATGTGGTCGAATTACAGCCAGCAGCAGGTGGACTTTGGCACCATTGCCGCCTACGATATCTCCCCGGTGATGATGGAGCTGTTTGGGCTGGAGCAGCCGCTGTACTTCCAGTTCCTCAACCGGCAGCTGCGGGTTGCCAGCCGCAGCTGCACCCGCGGCACCACCATGAACCTGGACGGCACCACCACCCAGCAGCCCACGGAGTTCCAGCAGCGCTGGACGAACGAGCACTGGATGCTGCAATACGACCTGATGTTCGGCAAGGGATACGCCCTCAACCGCATGGGTGTTGCGGGCCTGAGCGGGATGAATACGGGCAAATAAGAGAAAAAACAAGGAATTCTTTATACAAAACAGAGAAAACTACTTGCAACCGCATTCTTTTTGTGCTATTATAACAAAGCATTACACACGCATCACTATGCCCTTTTGTGCCCTTTTGGGTTGAGGGCAGTCCGCCGGTACCCGATGTACCGTGCAGATCACGGTGTGCGGAGGCAAAACAATATCTGGAGGTATTTTATTATGGCAGTCGTTTCTATGAAGCAGCTTCTCGAGGCAGGTGTGCACTTCGGTCACCAGACCCGCCGCTGGAACCCCAAGATGGCTAAGTACATCTTCACCGAGCGCAATGGTATCTATATCATTGACCTGCAGAAGACCGTGAAGAAGCTGGACGAGGCTTACAACTACGTGAAGGAAGTTGCAGCTGAGGGCGGCGACATCCTGTTCGTCGGCACCAAGAAGCAGGCTCAGGAGTCCATCCGTGACGAGGCTCTGCGCTGCGGCATGCACTACGTCAACGCTCGTTGGCTGGGCGGCATGATGACCAACTTCCGCACCATCCGTAAGCGTATCGACCGTATGGATCAGCTGGCTAAGATGAAGGAGAACGGCACCTTCGAGCTGCTGCCCAAGAAGGAAGTTGCTAAGCTGGAGCTGGAGATGGAGAAGCTGGACAAGTACCTGGGCGGTGTCAAGAACATGAAGACCCTGCCGAAGGCTATGTTCATCGTCGATCCTCACAAGGAGCGCATCGCTGTTGCTGAGGCCCGCAAGCTGAACATCCCCATCGTTGCTATCGTTGATACCAACTGCAACCCCGATGAGATCGACTACGTGATCCCCGGCAACGACGACGCTATCCGCGCTGTCAAGCTGATCGCCGGCGCTATGGCTGACGCTGTGCTGGAAGGCAAGCAGGGCAACCAGGAAGCCGCTCCCGCCGAGGACGCAGCAAACGCCTGATTTCCCATTCCGCAACCAATCAAATAACGTGTAAGGGAGAAAACAAAAATGGCTATTTCTGCAAAGGACGTTATGGAACTGCGCAAGCAGACCGACTGCGGCATGATGGAGTGCAAGAAGGCTCTGACCGAGGCTGACGGCAACTTCGAGAAGGCAATCGAGATCCTGCGCGAGCGTGGTCTGGCTACCGCCGCCAAGAAGGCAAGCCGCGTTGCTGCCGAGGGTATGGTCTACGCTGACTACTGCCCCGCTTGCAAGGTCGGTGTTGTCATCGAGGTCAACGCTGAGACCGACTTCGTTGCCAAGAACGACAAGTTCGTTGACTTCGTCAAGGAGGCCACCAAGGTCATCATGAAGCAGAACCCCGCTGATGTCGAGGCTCTGATGGCATGCAAGACCGAGTCTGGCGAGACCGTTGACGAGGCTCTGAAGAACCTGATCCTGGTCATCAAGGAGAACATCAAGGTTCGCCGCTTCACCCGTTACGAGGGCGTCTGCTCTGCATACGTCCACGGCGGCGGCACCCACGGCATTCTGGTCAACTTCGAGACCACCAACGACATCGACGCTAAGGACGAGTTCGTTGCTTACGGCAAGGACATCGCTATGCAGGTCGCTGCTGCGAACCCCGGCTACGTCGACGAGGCTTCTGTCCCCGCCGAGGTCGTGGCTAAGGAGAAGGAGATCATGCTGGCTCAGATGGCTCAGGATCCCAAGACCGCTAACAAGCCTGAGGCTGTGAAGGAGAAGATGATCGAGGGCAAGATCAAGAAGTTCTTCAAGGAGAACTGCCTGGTCGATCAGGAGTTCGTCAAGGACGGCGACCTGACCGTTGCTCAGTACACCGCTAAGGTCGCTAAGGATCTGGGCGGCGAGATCAAGATCGTCAAGTTCGCCCGCTTTGTCAAGGGCGAGGGTCTGGAGAAGCGTGCTGACGACTTCGCATCTGAAGTTGCAAGCATGGTGAAGTAATTTAAACTTCCAAAGACAAAAGGGGAGCCGCAGTACCTGTAACAGGGGGCTGCGGCTCCTTTTTGTATGTTTGTGAAAATGCAAATACCGGGCAGCCCGCAGACTGCCCGGTATTGCTATAAAAAGTTTTTTGTTTATGCTTCGTCCAAAACTTCTTTGGGATCCTCAATGGCGTCCTCGATCGTCTCCTCTACATCCATCGTTTCTTCAGCGTCCGGTGCAGCGAACAGTTCCTGGATCTGATCCCGCAGCCAGAGCAGACGGTTATCCAGTGCCTTGTCCCGTGCCAGCAGCGGTGCAATGATCTCGGGCTTGTCAGTGATCAGGTCATCCACGCCCAGCTGCAGCAGCTTTTCGGCATCCTGCTGACGGTTGATGGTCCATGCGGAGATGGTCTTGCCGCGCAGATGGATCTGCTGCACCATACCGGCGGTGATAAAGGTCGATTCCACACTGAAAAAGTCTGCGGCGGGCAGGTCATAGTATGTGCCCACGCCCAGCGCAAGAATATACCCGGTAGTAATGTCTGGGTCCAGTTCCTTCACCTTGCACAGGGTCTCGTAGCTCTGGGAGGTGACCACGCAGTCTGCACCGTAATCGTATGCGTGGATCAGACGCACCGTTTCAGACTCCAATGTTGGCGTAAAGGTGCTGGGCTTGATCTCAATGTTCAGCTCTGCCTTACCCTTGCACAGTGCCAGAATCTCTTCCAGCGTTGGAATATAAATGCCTGTAAACTGCCGATGGAACCAGCGTCCGGCATCCAGCTGCTGCACCTGTGCATAGGTCAGGTCGTAGATGTTGGCGTTGTAGCCGGTGCACCGGCGCAGGCTGGTGTCGTGGGTCACCACGGCTACGCCATCAGAGGTCATCTGCACGTCCAGCTCAATGCGGGGACTGCCATCTTCCAGCGCGGCCTCGAAGGCAGCCATGGTATTTTCCGGTGCACGGGAAGAGTAGCCCCGGTGGTAGGTGATCACCGGGTCGGCAAGGCCCAGAACGCTTTGCAGCGGCTGCGTTTGCGGGAACAGCAGATATACCGCTGCCACGCCGCAGGTGACCAGTGCGGCGCAGGCCATCATCCCGGCCAGTACCGTCTGCTCACGGTGCAGGGCAGGGAGCACACCGGAAACAATCGGCTGCGCTGTATCGGACTGTCGGATCACTTCATACAGTGCGTCCGTAAGCGTGCTCTGCGCTGCCGTCATGGTACAGTCCATGAGCAGGCAAAGGAACGGTAGCTCGATCAGCAGCGCCGCACGGGAAAGCGCCAGCAGGGCAGCAGTGCTGGCAAAGCCGACACCAAGGATGACACAATAGAACAGCGCTGCTCCGCACAGCAGCATCAGCCCGGTGCGCGCAGCTGCGGTCAGCATCCAGCGCAGTGCCAGTGCAAGCAGCTGCCCGGCGCGGCTGCGCAAAATGTGCAGGCTCTCTACAAACGCACAGCCAAAGCTTTTGCGTTCCAACAGGAATTTTGGCAGCACCACAAGCCCGTCCAGCAGCAGCGCCAGCACACAAAGCACCGCAAGAGTAAATAGAAAACGATTGGTAGCATGCGCTTTCAGCAGCCCCCAGAGATATTCCGGCACGGCAAACTGGGTCAGATGGTTTGCCGCCAGAAAAAAGTCCGTCAGCGGGATCAGGGCAACGCCATACAGCAGCAGCGGGAGGTTCTGCGGCAGAAACACCCGCACAAGGCTGCAAAAGGCGTCCCGGAACACCACCCTTGCCCGCAGCGGTTCCCCGTGCCGTATCCGTGTCAGCAGCTGCAGCATCGTGGCGATTTCATACAGGCTCCAGAAGGCTGCCAGTACCGCCAGCACAGCAATGCACCCGATAATGGCAGGGGAGGCAAAGATGTGGGATGCGGTCTTGTTGTTGAGGTAGCGGATGGGCGCGAACCGCAGCGTCAGCGCCCAGATCAGCTGCAACGCCGGTACGAGCAGGAGGTTTGTCAGTACCTTATAAAACAACAGAAAAAGCAGAAATACCCGCCCCTTTGGCGAAAGCAGGGAACGGGCAGCATCGTGTAGGGAACGGTAGATCTGCTCCTGCTGCCGGAGCTTGGCAGAGAATCGCTTCAAAATAGCTTCAACCTCTTTTTCATTTTTGCCGGGCTTTTCGCGTGCACTGTGCACCGCATGGATACAGTTTGGCAGACTGCCCGGCAATTATGATTTTTAATATTTTAATATAGTGTAACATAAACGCAACCGAAAGAAAACGCAACAGGCGGGTGCAGTTTCGCCAAAAAAACCGGGAAAATTTCTACATCCGTAAAAAGGGCGCGCAGGAACCTTTGCCCAGATAAAACGTGCAAAACGATGATTCGTTAAAAATTTGGCTTTCCATCAGAGATGGATGTTGAATCGCATGGATTTTTATAGAATCTCTTGCATTTTTTTGCCATCTTCTGTATAATGAATATAATTTTGAAAGCTCACACAGACAACCAGGAGGTCTAATTATGGCTTCAAAGATCAATAAGGGAGAAATCCTCGCCAAGTTCTTCGATGACGGGGAATACACTGCGCTGTTTGCTGATGGTGCAGTGAGCGCTGCCTGCGGCTATGCTGCAGGTCAGCAGGCTTACGCTGTTTATCAGAACGGCGAGGCTGTCACCGTAAAGGATGTTGAAAAGAACATCAAGGTTCTGGAAATGGCTGCACAGACCGGCTGCCCGGTGGTCACCTTCTATAACTCGGTAGGTGCAAAGCTGGCCGAGGGTCTAGATGTGCTGACTGCCAGTGCAAAGCTGAATGCACAGATCGCAAAGGTCTCCGGCGTTGTTCCGCAGGTGGCCGTTGTTCTGGGTGTCTGCGGCGGCACCAGCGCTCTGAGCGCTGCCAACGCAGACGTCTGCATCATGACCGAGGGCGCAGAGCTGTTCTTCACCGCTCCGTTCACCTCCGCTGCCAAGGGCGATAAGGTCGCCGATGCAGGCAGCGCCGCTGCTGCCGCCAAGGCAGGCGTGGCTTCCATCGTGGCAGCCGATGCCGCAGAGGCTGCTGAAAAGGCTGCTCACATCGTGGGTCTGCTGCCCGCCAACAACCTGACCGGCCCGGCTATCTTCGAGTTCGAGCAGCCCACCGCTGTTCTGGCTGCCGGTGCCGAGCCCGCAAAGGCTGCTGCCGCTGTGATCGATAAGGACAGCGCCGTGGAGCTGTACGCAGGCTTTGGCAAGTCTGTCTACACCGCATTTGCAACCATCGGCGGCAACGCTGTGGGCGTTGTGGCAACCGGCAAGCAGCTGTGCCACAACTGCGTAGCCAAGGCTTCCCGCTTTGTGCGCCTGTGCGATGCCTTCAGTGTACCTGTGGTCACCATCGTGGATACTGAGGGCTTTGTGCCCAGCGTCACCGATGACGTGGCTGGCGGCATCCGCGAGGCTGCCCGTCTGGCTGCTACCTACGCCGATGCTACCACCGCAAAGGTGGCAGTGCTGGCCGGTAAGGCTGTGGGCCCTGTGTACACCACTTTGGCTGCTGCCGACCTGCGCATTGCTGTGACCGGCTGCACCGTCAGCGCACTGGAGCCCAGCGCCGCTGTCAGCGTGCTGTACAAGGATGAGATCGATGCTTCCGACAACATCATTGCTGCCACCAAGGCAAAGACTGCTGCTTACACCGCTGAGGTGTGCAGCGCTGCCAGCGCAGTGGCTGCCGGTGCTGCCGATATGAGCTGCGATGCCGCCAATGTGCGCGCCAGCGTTGTGGCTGCACTGGAGCTGCTGAGCACCAAGCGCGCCGCTCGCCTGCCCAAGAAGCACGGCAATATGGCCCTGTAAGCGTCCGAATGTAAGTTAATTGAGTTCGATTTTGAATTGGAGGATCCTTCCATGAAGTACTACAATATTACTGTCAATGGTGTTGCTTACAGCGTTTCCGTTGAGGAAACCGCCGCAGGCGCTGCTCCTGTTGCTGCTCCCGTTGCAGCACCCGCCGCACCCAAGGCCGCTCCCGCACCCGCAGCTGCTCCCAAGGCAGCCGCTGGTGCCGCCGGTGCTGTTGCCGTTAAGGCTCCCATGCCCGGCAACATTCTGGATGTCAAGGTCGCTGCCGGTGCTTCTGTCAAGGCCGGCGACGTGCTGGTCATCCTCGAGGCCATGAAGATGGAGAACGAAATCGTTGCTCCGCAGGATGGCACCGTGGCTTCCATCAACGTGAACAAGGGCGATACCGTCAACTCCGGTGACGTTCTGGTTTCCATGAACTAAGGAAGAGGTGACTACCATGGCAAAAAAGCCGATCAAGGTGACCGAGGTCGTCCTGCGTGATGCGCACCAGTCTTTGCTGGCTACCCGTATGACCATGGACGAGATGCGCCCCATCCTGCCCGAAATGGACAAGATCAACTACTTCTCCGTGGAGTGCTGGGGCGGCGCTACGTTCGACAGCTGCATCCGCTTCCTGGACGAGGATCCTTGGGAGCGTCTGCGCATCCTGCGCAAGGAGCTGCCGCACCAGAAGCTGCAGATGCTGTTCCGCGGCCAGAACATGCTGGGCTACCGTCCCTACGCAGATGACGCGGTGGAGTACTTTGTACAGAAGTCCGTTGCCAACGGCATCGACGTCATCCGCATCTTCGACGCTCTGAACGACCCCCGCAATTTGCAGACTGCAATCAAGTCTGCCAACAAGGAGGGCGCTCATGTACAGGGCTGTATCAGCTACACCCTGAGCCCCGTGCACAACAACGAGTATTTTGCAGCCTACGCCAAGACTTTGGAGGAGATGGGCGCAAACTCCATCTGCATCAAGGATATGGCCGGTCTGCTCACCCCCTATACCTGCTATGATCTGGTCAAGAAGCTGAAGGAGACCGTCAGCATCCCTGTGGATATCCACAGCCACTACACTGCTGGTCTGGCTTCCATGTCCATCCTCAAGGGCATCGAGGCAGGAGCCGACATCATTGATACCGCCATGAGCCCCCTGAGCCTTGGCACCAGCCACATGCCCACCGAGAGCTTGGTGGCTGCCCTGCAGGGCACCGACTACGACACTGGTCTGGATCTGAAGCAGCTGAATGTCGTGCGCGCTTACTTTGCAAAGCTGCGCGAAAAGTACATCGCCAACGGCCAGATCAGCCCCAAGAGTCTGGGCGTGGATGCCAACACTTTGCTGTATCAGGTGCCGGGCGGCATGTTCTCCAATATGCTCAAGCAGCTGAAGGATGCTGGCAAGGAAGATAAGCTGGACGAAGTGCTGGCCGAGATCCCCCGCGTCCGTGAGGATGCAGGCTATCCGCCGCTGGTCACCCCCACCAGCCAGATCGTTGGCACGCAGGCTGTGTTCAACGTGATCCTGGGTGAGCGCTACAAGATGGTCACCAAGGAGTTCAAGGGTCTGGTCCACGGCGACTACGGCAAGACTCCCGCTCCTATCAAGCCTGAGTTCACCAAGAAGATCCTTGGCGACGAGCAGCCCATTACCTGCCGCTTTGCCGACACGCTGGCTCCCGAGATGGACAAGCTGAAGGCCGAGGCTGCTAAGTGGGCAACGCAGGAAGAGGACGTGCTGACCTACGCCATGTTCCCGCAGGTCGCTCCCAAGTTCTTCGATAAGCGCAATGCTAAAAAGCAGGGCGTGGACGGCGATCATGTGGACTACACCAACCAGTCTCATCCTGTCTGATCAATAAGTTCCTTTCAAGACTGCTGCACAAAATGCTGTGCAGCAGTCTTTTTTGTGCATCCGGCAAAGGTGCAGGGCGTACTCTGTGGGGGTAGTACTGGAAAAACTTCTGCTTACGCATTGACTTGCCGCCCAATACCTTTTATAATGGTTGGTATAGCCGTACAATACAACAAAAGATGTGGAGGAAAATGCTATGCGAAGCATCCCGGAGCAGCGCATTGCTGAGTTTCAGGAGCAGGACTATCAACTGTATTTTGGCATTTCGAAGCTGGAATTTGACCGGATGCTCCAGGCCCTGCATGAGGCTTACCGTCAGGAGCACAAGCGCAAGACCCGCTTTACCAAGATCTCTATGATGGATAAACTCATCCTGACCTTGATCTATCGCTACGAGTACCGCACGATGGAAAGCATTGCCAAGGAGTACGAGGTCTCTCTGGATACCATTGCTGACAACATCCATTGGGTGGAGCGCACGCTGCTTAACGCGGATATCCTGCAAACCAGTGTGACCTGCGTTTATAAGACGAACTGACATTATAACCCTGCGTGAAAACGCGGGGTTATAATTTTTATAGGAAACATTGCACGAAAAGGCGATATCTGCTGATGCCATGTTATTTTGGCTGTTGCCAAGCATGTAGCAGCAAAAATGGCCACTGCGTTTTTTGCGCGGATGTAGTCTGCACCTTGAATTTTTCAGAAAAGAATAGTAAAATGATGTTATATGTATCGTAACATGGGCTTGTGTGCCCAAAGCGGATACCTATACAGAAAAACCGAAGTTAAACCGCAAAAGAATAGGAGCTAGTATGATCTTAAGCATGACCGGTTTCGGCAGAGGGACTGCCGTGCTCAATGGCCGCGAGATCACTGTGGAGCTGCGCAGCGTGAACTCCCGCTATTTCGAGTATTCCTCCCGCATCCCACGCACCTGCAGTTCTCTGGACAGCCGCCTGAAAAAACAGCTCAACCAGCGGATCTCCCGCGGCAAGGTGGAGCTTAGCATGACCGTGCAGAACGTGGACGCAGCAGATACCGTGGTCGCCGTCAATATGGAGCTTGCCCGCAGTTATCAGCAGGCCATGCGGGACTTGTCCGAGCAGCTTGGGGTCAAAAATGATGTGTCCACCGCCGTTCTGACCCGCTTCCCGGATGTGTTGACCACCCGCCACGCCGATGTGGACGAGGAGCAGCTGTGGCAGGATGTGTCTGCCGTCACCGCGCAGGCGCTGGATCGTTTTGTGGAGATGCGCGCCGCCGAGGGTGCCAAGATGAAGGCCGATGTGGAAAGCCGCCTTGTGTTTCTGGAAGAGTGTGTCGGCAAGGTGGAAGCTTTGAGCGCAGGCCGAGTAGAGAACTACACCAACCGCCTGTACGAAAAGCTCAAGGTCATCCTGCAGGATCGTGACATTGATGATGCCCGTGTGCTGACCGAGGCCGCCATCTTTGGCGATAAGACCGCCGTGGATGAGGAGACTGTCCGTCTGCGCAGCCACATCGCACAGTACCGCGATATCCTGCAGCTGGACGAGCCCGTGGGCCGTAAGCTGGATTTCCTGACGCAGGAGTTGAACCGCGAGACCAATACCATTGGCTCAAAGTGTCAGGATCTGGACATCACCCGCATCGTGGTGGATATGAAAGCGGAGATCGAAAAGATCCGTGAGCAGATCCAGAATCTGGAATAATATGTTGTGGAGGAGCCTATGAAACTCATCAACATCGGCTTTGGCAATATGGTCAGTGCGGGGCGCGTGGTGGCAGTCGTCAGCCCGGACTCTGCACCGGTCAAGCGTCTGGTGAAGGAAGCGCGGGAGCGCGGAATGCTGATCGATGCCTCTTACGGCCGCAGCACCCGGGCAGTGCTCATCATGGACTCCGATCATGTCGTGCTGTCCGCTCTTCAGCCCGAAACGGTGGCAAGCCGCGCCGCAGGGCAGGAGGGCAGAACATCAATGGAGGAAGAAGCATCTCATGGCGAATGATAAATTTCTGTTTGTAGTTTCCGGCGCAGCCGGTACCGGCAAGGACAGCGTGGTCAAGGCACTGCGCGAGGCACACCCCGAGATCGAAAAGACCGTCTCTGCCACCACCCGCGCCCCGCGCCCCGGCGAGCAGGAGGGTGTGGATTACTACTACCGCACCCGTGAGCAGTTCCAGCAGCTGCTGGAGAGCGATCAGGTGGTGGAGCACAACTTCTATAATGGCAATTACTACGGCACCCTGAAGTCCGAGGTGGAAAAGCGGCTGGAGGCCGGTAAGGTGGTCGTGCTGGTCATTGACGTGCACGGTGCTGCCAATATCCGCCGGATGTTCCCGGGCGCTACCACCGTATTCCTGCTGCCGCCCTCTGTGGAGGAGCTGGAGCATCGCCTACGCGGCCGCGGAACCGAGACCGAGGAAAGTATTCAGGAACGTCTCGCCACCGCCCGGCAGGAGCTGGCCGAGCAGGATAAGTTTACCGTAAAGCTGGTCAATAATCAGATCGAGCCTTGCGCAGCAGAGCTGTATCAGGTCATCTGCCAGCGTGCCGGGCTGCAGGGCTGAAAAATCAAGCGTTGAAGGAGTTGGACGAATGCCCAAAACGGTAGGTGTTGCCGTCAGCAATGCGACCTTCCATTTTGATAAGCTGTATACCTACGCCGTTCTGCCGGAACATCAGAATGCGGTGCGTCTGGGCAGCATGGTGCTGATACCCTTTGGCAAGGGCAGCCGCGCCCGCATGGGCGTGGTGCTGACCTGCGATGCCGAGCCGGAGCACTCCAAGCTGAAATATCTGTTCGATGTAGCCCCGGCCTCGGCCTGTCTGACCCCGGAGCTGCTGCGGCTGGTGCATTTCTTAAAGGAACGCACCTTCTGCACCTACTATGAGGCCGTCAAGGCGGTCATTCCGTATGGTGCGCAGTATAAGCCCGCCGTGGCGGCAGACGGTGTGACCCCGGTGCTGCAAAAGCAGCTTACCCGCCACACTGAAAACGCCTATAAGCTTGTGGGAACGCTGCCGCAAAAGCCAAAGCCTACGGCAAAACAGCTGGCGGCGGTGGCATTGCTGAGCGGCGGCCCTCGCGCCCTGAACGAGTTGGAGGATAAGGGTATCAGCCGCGCGGTGCTGGATAACCTGTGCACCAAGGGTGTGCTGGAATGCAGCAAGGTGAATAAGTCCATCGACCTGTACGCTTCCATCCCGCTCCGTAACGACCCCATCACCCTCACCGAACAGCAGCAGGCCGCCTACGATACACTGCTGCCCAAGTTAGAAGATGCCGCACCCCATTCGGCGCTGCTGTATGGTGTGACCGGCAGCGGCAAGACGCTTGTGTTTTTAAAGCTGATTTCCCGCTGTCTGGAGCTTGGCCGCAAGGCGCTGGTGCTGGTGCCGGAGATCAGCCTGACCCCGCAGATGATCCTGCGGTTAAAAGGGCAGTTCGGCCGCCGCGTGGCAGTGCAGCACTCCGCGCTCAACCACACTGAGCGCCTGCTGCAATGGCAGATGATCCAGGACGGCGGTGCAGATATCGTGGTTGGTACCCGCAGCGCGGTGTTTTCACCGCTGGAAAATATCGGCCTTATCATCATTGACGAGGAGCAGGAGCACACCTACCGGTCGGAATCCGCACCGCGCTACTCCGCCCACGAGGTCGCCCGGCAGCGTGCCGCCGAAAACGGCGCACTGCTGCTTCTGGCCAGCGCCACCCCCAGCACCGAAAGCTTCTACGCTGCGCAGAACGGACGTACCCAGCTGGTGCGCCTGACCAAGCGCTACGGCGGCAACCCGCTGCCCAGCGTGCAGATCGTGGATATGCGGGCAGAACTGGCTGCGGGCAACCCCCGGGAGATCAGCCTTGCGCTGGAGGATGCCATCCGCCGCAATCTGGACGCAGAAAAGCAGACCATTCTTCTGCTCAATCGCCGGGGCTACCAGACCATTGCCCAGTGCGAGGACTGC harbors:
- a CDS encoding LTA synthase family protein encodes the protein MKTSKPLLTLRMLFPAAASLIVLLLGEWIARGSLTADTFISFIFPHFGAYLLAWLLLFLVWELLDWVLRIPPLATLGMAVLGCAPCAVNFYTMQLRGEPFLPWDLMQVSEAAGVASAAGLKLQTSMVVSIVLVLALTVASFFVYRGRLRQRWLPRLAGSGASAAALCLLVFGVYLQPAVTQVLGITPDAWMQDRYYRYYGVLTGFMTNLTNLEIDKPEGYSEQAVDDILDNVAESEKFSTGPMYAGSYAVTTPKEEQAKQPTIIYVMDESYWDVSELEQYGITFDTDVSQNLHALQQTSAYGRAYSPSFGGGTCDVEFEALTGYSVSFLPSGSKPYQQHVTKPMFALPNYLKLKGYQTAAVHCFWAKYWSRDKAYPNLGFSDFISLEDMHGVTKVRKHYWTSGLVTDDSMADQIIQQYEKMSTSSDKPIFLHAVTMQNHTNYNRDNYPDDERVHVVSHPVGLKSSTVGALEDFATGIRDADAMLGKLTAYFSQVDEPVILVFWGDHYNPIDSNYDVYTTTGYASGSSTDPRLHQTTLLMWSNYSQQQVDFGTIAAYDISPVMMELFGLEQPLYFQFLNRQLRVASRSCTRGTTMNLDGTTTQQPTEFQQRWTNEHWMLQYDLMFGKGYALNRMGVAGLSGMNTGK
- the rpsB gene encoding 30S ribosomal protein S2, producing the protein MAVVSMKQLLEAGVHFGHQTRRWNPKMAKYIFTERNGIYIIDLQKTVKKLDEAYNYVKEVAAEGGDILFVGTKKQAQESIRDEALRCGMHYVNARWLGGMMTNFRTIRKRIDRMDQLAKMKENGTFELLPKKEVAKLELEMEKLDKYLGGVKNMKTLPKAMFIVDPHKERIAVAEARKLNIPIVAIVDTNCNPDEIDYVIPGNDDAIRAVKLIAGAMADAVLEGKQGNQEAAPAEDAANA
- the tsf gene encoding translation elongation factor Ts; the encoded protein is MAISAKDVMELRKQTDCGMMECKKALTEADGNFEKAIEILRERGLATAAKKASRVAAEGMVYADYCPACKVGVVIEVNAETDFVAKNDKFVDFVKEATKVIMKQNPADVEALMACKTESGETVDEALKNLILVIKENIKVRRFTRYEGVCSAYVHGGGTHGILVNFETTNDIDAKDEFVAYGKDIAMQVAAANPGYVDEASVPAEVVAKEKEIMLAQMAQDPKTANKPEAVKEKMIEGKIKKFFKENCLVDQEFVKDGDLTVAQYTAKVAKDLGGEIKIVKFARFVKGEGLEKRADDFASEVASMVK
- a CDS encoding glycerophosphodiester phosphodiesterase family protein, producing MKRFSAKLRQQEQIYRSLHDAARSLLSPKGRVFLLFLLFYKVLTNLLLVPALQLIWALTLRFAPIRYLNNKTASHIFASPAIIGCIAVLAVLAAFWSLYEIATMLQLLTRIRHGEPLRARVVFRDAFCSLVRVFLPQNLPLLLYGVALIPLTDFFLAANHLTQFAVPEYLWGLLKAHATNRFLFTLAVLCVLALLLDGLVVLPKFLLERKSFGCAFVESLHILRSRAGQLLALALRWMLTAAARTGLMLLCGAALFYCVILGVGFASTAALLALSRAALLIELPFLCLLMDCTMTAAQSTLTDALYEVIRQSDTAQPIVSGVLPALHREQTVLAGMMACAALVTCGVAAVYLLFPQTQPLQSVLGLADPVITYHRGYSSRAPENTMAAFEAALEDGSPRIELDVQMTSDGVAVVTHDTSLRRCTGYNANIYDLTYAQVQQLDAGRWFHRQFTGIYIPTLEEILALCKGKAELNIEIKPSTFTPTLESETVRLIHAYDYGADCVVTSQSYETLCKVKELDPDITTGYILALGVGTYYDLPAADFFSVESTFITAGMVQQIHLRGKTISAWTINRQQDAEKLLQLGVDDLITDKPEIIAPLLARDKALDNRLLWLRDQIQELFAAPDAEETMDVEETIEDAIEDPKEVLDEA
- a CDS encoding carboxyl transferase domain-containing protein encodes the protein MASKINKGEILAKFFDDGEYTALFADGAVSAACGYAAGQQAYAVYQNGEAVTVKDVEKNIKVLEMAAQTGCPVVTFYNSVGAKLAEGLDVLTASAKLNAQIAKVSGVVPQVAVVLGVCGGTSALSAANADVCIMTEGAELFFTAPFTSAAKGDKVADAGSAAAAAKAGVASIVAADAAEAAEKAAHIVGLLPANNLTGPAIFEFEQPTAVLAAGAEPAKAAAAVIDKDSAVELYAGFGKSVYTAFATIGGNAVGVVATGKQLCHNCVAKASRFVRLCDAFSVPVVTIVDTEGFVPSVTDDVAGGIREAARLAATYADATTAKVAVLAGKAVGPVYTTLAAADLRIAVTGCTVSALEPSAAVSVLYKDEIDASDNIIAATKAKTAAYTAEVCSAASAVAAGAADMSCDAANVRASVVAALELLSTKRAARLPKKHGNMAL
- a CDS encoding biotin/lipoyl-containing protein, coding for MKYYNITVNGVAYSVSVEETAAGAAPVAAPVAAPAAPKAAPAPAAAPKAAAGAAGAVAVKAPMPGNILDVKVAAGASVKAGDVLVILEAMKMENEIVAPQDGTVASINVNKGDTVNSGDVLVSMN
- a CDS encoding oxaloacetate decarboxylase subunit alpha, with amino-acid sequence MAKKPIKVTEVVLRDAHQSLLATRMTMDEMRPILPEMDKINYFSVECWGGATFDSCIRFLDEDPWERLRILRKELPHQKLQMLFRGQNMLGYRPYADDAVEYFVQKSVANGIDVIRIFDALNDPRNLQTAIKSANKEGAHVQGCISYTLSPVHNNEYFAAYAKTLEEMGANSICIKDMAGLLTPYTCYDLVKKLKETVSIPVDIHSHYTAGLASMSILKGIEAGADIIDTAMSPLSLGTSHMPTESLVAALQGTDYDTGLDLKQLNVVRAYFAKLREKYIANGQISPKSLGVDANTLLYQVPGGMFSNMLKQLKDAGKEDKLDEVLAEIPRVREDAGYPPLVTPTSQIVGTQAVFNVILGERYKMVTKEFKGLVHGDYGKTPAPIKPEFTKKILGDEQPITCRFADTLAPEMDKLKAEAAKWATQEEDVLTYAMFPQVAPKFFDKRNAKKQGVDGDHVDYTNQSHPV